The following are encoded together in the Fusarium keratoplasticum isolate Fu6.1 chromosome 1, whole genome shotgun sequence genome:
- a CDS encoding PKS-ER domain-containing protein: protein MSTDYEFQGWLGHSPDAVNGKMEWGPFEPKKWEEDDVDIQITHCGICGSDLHMLRSGWGETPYPCCVGHEIVGKAVRVGSNVKDIKVGDRVGVGAQARSCLRDDCPACSAGLTNYCKNSINTYGSIYPGDVGKSYGGYADYNRTDSRFVVKIPDGLASEDAAPMLCGGVTVYTPLRNNGCGPGKTVGIVGVGGLGHFGVLFAKALGADKVIGISRRASKRDEVLALGADEYIATEDDEDWATKHAQSIDLIISTVSSPKMPLTQYLGLLRYGGDFIQVGAPDGGELPPINAFTLLSGGFKVGGSAIGSPSDIKEMLQLAVDKKIKPWVEKRSLKDANQAVKDMEAGKARYRYVLVNEKHAEQ from the exons ATGTCTACCGATTACGAGTTCCAGGGCTGGCTCGGTCACTCCCCCGATGCCGTCAACGGCAAGATGGAATGGGGTCCCTTTGAGCCCAAGAAgtgggaggaagacgacgtcGACATCCAAATCACCCACTGCGGCATCTGCGGCTCCGATCTCCATATGCTGCGATCCGGATGGGGAGAGACACCTTATC CCTGCTGCGTCGGCCACGAGATTGTCGGCAAGGCCGTCCGCGTCGGCAGCAATGTCAAGGACATCAAAGTCGGAGACCGTGTCGGTGTGGGTGCTCAGGCACGAAGCTGTCTTCGGGATGACTGCCCTGCGTGTTCCGCGGGACTCACCAACTACTGCAAGAACAGCATCAACACTTACGGTTCCATCTACCCCGGTGACGTGGGCAAGTCGTATGGTGGATACGCAGACTATAACCGCACAGACTCGCGTTTTGTCGTAAAGATTCCTGATGGTCTTGCATCCGAGGACGCCGCTCCCATGCTTTGCGGCGGTGTCACCGTCTACACTCCTCTCCGCAACAACGGCTGCGGCCCCGGCAAGACAGTCGGAATCGTCGGTGTCGGCGGTCTCGGCCACTTCGGCGTCCTCTTCGCCAAGGCCCTCGGCGCAGACAAGGTCATCGGTATCTCTCGCCGGGCATCCAAGAGAGACGAGGTCCTAGCCCTTGGAGCCGATGAGTACATCGCCactgaagacgacgaggactggGCAACAAAGCACGCCCAATCCAtcgacctcatcatcagcaccgTCTCCAGCCCCAAGATGCCCCTCACCCAGTACCTGGGCCTCCTCCGCTACGGCGGCGACTTCATCCAGGTCGGAGCTCCCGACGGCGGCGAGCTTCCCCCCATCAACGCCTTCACCCTGCTCTCTGGCGGTTTCAAGGTCGGCGGCAGCGCCATCGGATCCCCTAGCGATATTAAGGAGATGCTGCAGCTGGCCGTtgacaagaagatcaagccGTGGGTGGAGAAGCGATCGCTAAAGGATGCCAACCAGGCGGTCAAGGATATGGAGGCCGGCAAGGCTCGGTATCGATATGTCCTCGTTAACGAGAAGCACGCTGAGCAATAG
- a CDS encoding DNA-binding-1 domain-containing protein, with translation MTRSDEAAAFFHAVYSAVQEIPHGRVTTYGHIAMLVGTPQRPRQVGICLKHLPSNTDERFNHENVPWQRVINAKGMISPRSQPQGARTQATALEAEGVQVTTSALGELSVDFSEYGWFPETLPSEENENEHSE, from the exons ATGACCCGCTCAGATGAagcagcagccttcttccACGCTGTATACTCGGCCGTCCAAGAGATCCCTCACGGCAGAGTAACTACGTATGGCCACATTGCCATGCTAGTCGGCACTC CCCAGCGTCCTCGCCAGGTGGGCATCTGCCTAAAACATCTCCCCTCCAATACAGATGAGCGGTTCAACCACGAAAACGTCCCATGGCAAAGAGTCATCAACGCAAAGGGCATGATTTCTCCAAG ATCTCAACCCCAAGGTGCTCGCACACAAGCCACAGCtctcgaggctgaaggggtACAAGTAACAACAAGCGCACTAGGAGAGCTCTCTGTAGACTTTTCCGAGTACGGATGGTTCCCAGAAACATTACCATCCGAGGAAAACGAAAACGAGCACAGCGAGTGA
- a CDS encoding Kinesin motor domain-containing protein, with amino-acid sequence MASSPPTSPGGIQRPLSAAISRAAPRSTSRLSMTSKTGGGSRASDEDSRTAVKVAVRVRPPLKSTDPGYDLIPQRFQRSMVQTTSDTSLAIDSPQGRKLFVFDRVFSSDVMQDGIWDYLSDCVNAFTQGYNVSLLAYGQSGAGKSYTMGTSGPGEQHDPELMGVIPRAAAALFEKLDSPTGSSKSNRNSMSHLRSPRGYAQQNPLGDRNWSLRATYVEIYNEQLRDLLVPESTPLNERGNVAIREDTKGNIILTGLRQVEVNSVEDLMNALNFGSSIRQTDATAINAKSSRSHAVFSLNLVQRKSKYGSGSGAEKRFSVPLEAMTGQDVTVTVDSKLHFVDLAGSERLKNTGAQGERAKEGISINAGLAALGKVISQLSSRNPGAHVSYRDSRLTRLLQDSLGGNAITYMIACVTPAEFHLSETLNTVQYAQRARAIQSKPRIQQVEEGDKQAVIDRLKAEVAFLREQIRSAERGGSSPRRNAPGPSERSDRQNEREVELQNQLLDTQENYTALSQRHARLIAELARARENESDENHDDALGDSATDRLNRSNSFAQAVEQVVLEYEKTIQSLEQSLSSTRSTLSNTETNLLEKETKCAYVETINNQLQSRLQKLMDREASTENYLHDLEAKLDGHTSGEEKNATIIMELRKEIARVRENEASCEDYISTLEERLAEADQDAELMQREIDRLEQVVERQRSLGKLDSLLYELDQIQDGKEAEGEKASESAPVEPTNGTASRRGMADHSRSMSHVSRHSQMEEPIPEGDEEQDTTQHKIGTVKEEAEEDKQQHLERPEEEVPPQSPAQSKFVADKLESVTQELIDLRVEHESTLHDYDSLHHKYEDAMRKLAELQDSIDEARHPQRIRDSVISVATPIHTRPESFLSDAKTSDLKDGPRSSFSRSLSSELSSAMDSPATAASSNADTLSEDGTATAKPAAVSTEDLQHAQSVELAAELDRLKTMAQEREAAEKELAERYAQLESKHSETLDIVEELKTDLTRARAYEATSPRSSTPIIRRKSSQNLLAADRAHRSFASLRNIAAESFENRPELMQSFELNINAAMHELHTRSERIQELEADVAAAKKEMETKMTIISGLTRERSSLKSSPIEMSMVANLRDQLEQSERQLNDTRNAHLVREQTLTTELESLRQALASRPDPKEVEESEQKHEQRIAELQSELETWENKHKEALDTMAKTEAAMRGTIQELESQVASTSAQLTDSQSHQTGEKDDSVREAEQRQQNLISFLRSEIDEYKAIINSNAAKVAELEQSHSAARSQLDELNKAHASVQEDNTHQLELVAKLEEQIAAHDEATKNHQASLEELKANHAKELADIKTREQKGYEEQVEVLLSEHADSVQRLENELGEARDDLMKIASQVAFALGLDVSVEKLTERINDLAVSQQALAEEKKKRGEMESHVSDLTTINDKIVQDLEVARSSLAEMLGAADKPGPLAEQLAAAKNKMADLDTRSKKNSRLVEELEEQLQNNFDEVQMTNNRLSTLQTERNAALDEANAATARLQAELEVAREDYAALQAKFDELSAGVQRSNSNSTIRKSASHVSLPSPPPAIPLPPLPNGAGSPVNGVPSSPTNARPASKDNINISQITEDQEARIRTIEKHLDAERQLTQTLEDALTDLEKQTKQVKSDCDAWKKRAQELEAEVKELKDRPPPEPVQDNRWSVQAVEEERKKRQAAEAARRQLEERMNAISKSKKKKGSLNCF; translated from the exons ATGGCGAGCTCGCCGCCAACCTCCCCAGGAGGGATTCAGCGGCCTCTGAGCGCCGCCATTTCCAGAGCTGCGCCCAGGAGCACTAGCCGGTTAAGCATGACGAGCAAGACGGGAGGTGGTAGTAGAGCCTCTGACGAAGACAGCCGGACGGCGGTCAAAGTCG CCGTCCGTGTACGACCACCGCTGAAGTCGACCGATCCTGGTTACGATCTTATTCCACAGCGATTCCAGCGATCCATGGTGCAGACCACTTCGGATACCAGCCTCGCAATCGATTCACCGCAGGGGCGCAAACTCTTCGTCTTTGACCGCGTTTTCAGCTCCGATGTGATGCAAGATGGTATTTGGGACTACCTCTCTGACTGCGTGAATGCCTTCACGCAAGGATACAACGTGTCGTTGCTGGCGTACGGTCAGTCCGGCGCTGGTAAATCGTACACAATGGGTACCTCGGGTCCTGGCGAGCAGCATGACCCTGAGCTCATGG GTGTCATTCCTCGAGCTGCCGCAGCCCtttttgagaagctcgatTCACCAACGGGATCGTCCAAGTCGAACCGCAATTCCATGTCTCACCTTCGAAGCCCTCGAGGATATGCTCAGCAGAATCCGCTTGGCGACCGCAATTGGTCTCTCAGAGCTACATATGTCGAGATTTATAACGAACAGCTTCGTGATCTTCTCGTTCCCGAGTCAACTCCTCTCAATGAGCGCGGAAATGTCGCCATTCGCGAAGACACCAAGGGCAACATCATCTTGACGGGCCTCCGACAGGTTGAAGTGAATTCAGTGGAGGATCTCATGAATGCTCTCAACTTTGGATCGTCGATTCGTCAGACCGATGCTACAGCTATCAACGCCAAATCGTCGCGATCTCACGCCGTCTTCTCCCTGAACCTCGTCCAGCGCAAGAGCAAATATGGTTCTGGTTCAGGCGCCGAGAAGCGCTTCTCCGTACCTCTCGAGGCCATGACTGGCCAGGACGTTACGGTAACTGTCGACAGCAAGCTCCATTTCGTTGATTTGGCTGGTAGCGAAAGGCTCAAGAACACTGGTGCGCAAGGTGAGCGTGCCAAGGAGGGTATCTCTATCAACGCCGGTCTTGCTGCGCTTGGCAAAGTCATCAGTCAGCTTTCTTCTCGAAACCCTGGCGCACACGTTTCGTACCGTGATTCCCGCTTGACCAGACTGCTCCAGGATTCGCTTGGTGGCAATGCCATCACCTATATGATTGCTTGCGTTACGCCTGCCGAGTTTCATCTGAGCGAGACCCTCAACACGGTTCAGTATGCCCAGCGCGCCCGAGCTATTCAGTCCAAGCCACGAATCCagcaggtcgaggagggtgatAAGCAGGCCGTGATTGACCGCCTCAAGGCTGAAGTTGCTTTCTTGCGTGAGCAGATCCGCAGCGCAGAGCGTGGTGGCAGTAGCCCGAGACGCAATGCCCCTGGCCCCAGCGAGCGATCTGATCGACAGAACGAGCGCGAGGTCGAGCTCCAGAACCAACTTTTGGACACCCAAGAGAACTATACTGCTCTCAGTCAACGCCATGCGCGCCTCATTGCCGAGCTGGCCCGCGCCCGCGAGAATGAGTCGGACGAAAACCACGACGATGCCCTCGGTGACAGTGCTACTGACCGCCTGAACCGATCCAACTCGTTCGCACAGGCAGTTGAACAGGTTGTCCTTGAGTATGAGAAGACGATCCAGTCACTTGAACAGTCGCTCTCCAGCACTCGCAGCACTCTCTCTAACACCGAGACCAACTTGCTTGAGAAGGAGACAAAGTGCGCCTATGTCGAGACAATCAACAACCAGCTCCAGTCCCGGCTGCAGAAGCTGATGGACCGCGAAGCTAGTACTGAAAACTATCTTCATGATCTCGAGGCTAAGCTGGACGGCCACACTAgcggcgaggagaagaacgcaaccatcatcatggagcTTCGTAAGGAGATTGCTCGTGTGCGGGAGAACGAAGCCTCGTGTGAAGACTACATCTCAACCCTTGAGGAGCGTCTTGCTGAGGCGGACCAAGATGCTGAGCTGATGCAGCGAGAAATCGACCGGCTTGAACAGGTTGTTGAGCGCCAACGAAGCCTCGGCAAGCTTGACTCGCTTCTTTATGAGCTTGATCAGATCCAAGATGGCAAGGAAGCTGAAGGAGAGAAGGCATCCGAATCTGCGCCCGTCGAGCCAACCAACGGCACGGCTTCGCGCCGTGGCATGGCTGACCACTCTCGAAGCATGTCTCATGTGAGCCGCCATAGCCAGATGGAAGAACCCATTCCTGAAGGTGACGAGGAACAGGACACTACCCAACACAAGATTGGCACCgtcaaggaagaagctgaagaagataAGCAGCAGCACCTTGAGAGGCCTGAAGAAGAGGTCCCACCTCAGAGCCCGGCTCAGTCCAAGTTTGTGGCGGACAAGCTCGAGTCCGTGACCCAGGAGCTTATCGATCTCCGGGTTGAGCACGAGTCGACTCTCCACGACTACGACTCGCTGCACCACAAGTATGAGGACGCCATGCGAAAGCTCGCGGAGCTGCAGGATTCCATCGATGAAGCGCGTCACCCACAACGCATTCGTGACTCGGTGATCTCTGTTGCCACTCCGATACACACTCGACCAGAGTCTTTTTTGTCAGACGCGAAGACGAGCGATTTGAAGGATGGCCCACGGTCATCCTTTTCGCGATCGCTCTCCTCGGAGCTATCCTCGGCCATGGATTCGCCTGCTACCGCGGCGTCTTCTAATGCCGACACCTTGTCTGAGGATGGCACAGCCACCGCGAAGCCAGCAGCTGTTTCGACGGAGGATCTTCAGCATGCTCAGAGCGTCGAGCTGGCGGCCGAGCTTGACCGACTCAAGACCATGGCGCAAGAGcgtgaggctgctgagaaggaaCTGGCTGAGCGGTATGCCCAGCTGGAGTCAAAGCACAGCGAGACTCTCGATattgttgaggagctcaagacgGATCTCACCCGGGCGCGCGCCTATGAGGCTACCTCACCTCGCTCAAGCACTCCTATCATCCGACGCAAGTCAAGCCAGAACCTCCTTGCCGCCGACCGTGCTCACCGTTCGTTTGCATCCCTGCGTAACATCGCTGCTGAGAGCTTCGAGAACAGGCCGGAGTTGATGCAGAGCTTCgagctcaacatcaacgccgCCATGCACGAGCTTCACACCAGAAGCGAGCGTATCCAAGAACTCGAGGCGGACGTTGCGGCCGCtaagaaggagatggagaccaagatgacgattATCTCGGGACTGACTCGGGAGCGTTCGAGTCTCAAGTCCAGCCCCATTGAGATGTCCATGGTTGCAAACCTGCGGGATCAGCTTGAGCAGAGTGAGAGGCAGCTTAATGACACAAGGAACGCGCACCTCGTCCGTGAGCAGACACTCACAACTGAACTCGAGTCTCTCCGCCAAGCTCTGGCGTCCAGACCCGATCCTAAGGAAGTTGAGGAGTCTGAGCAAAAGCATGAACAGCGCATTGCTGAGCTGCAATCGGAGCTGGAAACCTGGGAGAACAAGCACAAGGAGGCGCTTGACACGATGGCGAAGACGGAGGCGGCGATGCGCGGCACGATCCAAGAGCTCGAGTCTCAAGTGGCATCCACTAGTGCCCAGCTCACTGATTCTCAATCTCACCAGACCGGCGAGAAGGATGACTCAGTCAGGGAGGCCGAGCAACGGCAACAGAACCTCATCAGTTTCCTCCGTAGCGAGATTGATGAGtacaaggccatcatcaacagcaacgCTGCTAAGGTTGCCGAGCTGGAGCAGTCTCACTCTGCAGCCCGTTCTCAGTTGGATGAACTCAACAAGGCTCATGCCTCAGTTCAGGAGGATAATACCCACCAGTTGGAGCTTGttgccaagcttgaggagcagATTGCTGCCCATGATGAGGCCACCAAGAACCACCAGGCaagcctcgaggagctcaaggcgaACCATGCTAAGGAGCTGGCTGATATCAAGACTCGGGAGCAGAAGGGCTATGAGGAGCAGGTTGAAGTGTTGCTGTCAGAGCATGCTGACAGTGTTCAGCGCCTGGAGAACGAACTTGGCGAAGCTCGTGATGATCTCATGAAGATCGCTTCTCAGGTCGCCTTTGCTCTGGGACTGGATGTCAGTGTTGAGAAGCTGACAGAGCGAATCAACGATCTCGCTGTTAGTCAGCAGGCTCTcgcagaggagaagaagaagcgtgGTGAGATGGAGTCACATGTCTCTGATCTTACGACAATCAACGACAAGATCGTCCAAGATCTCGAAGTCGCTAGATCCTCGTTGGCTGAGATGCTCGGTGCTGCCGACAAACCTGGACCTCTTGCGGAACAACTTGCAgctgccaagaacaagatggcGGATCTAGACACCCGCAGCAAGAAGAACAGCCGGctggtggaggagctggaggagcaaCTGCAGaataactttgatgaggtGCAGATGACCAATAACCGTCTGAGCACGTTGCAGACAGAGCGGAACGCGGCACTGGATGAAGCTAATGCGGCTACTGCACGCCTCCAAGCCGAGCTGGAGGTGGCCCGTGAAGATTACGCAGCTCTCCAG GCCAAGTTTGATGAGTTGAGCGCTGGCGTCCAGCGATCGAACTCTAACTCGACCATCCGCAAGAGCGCGTCGCACGTGTCGCtgccctcaccaccaccagctaTCCCACTTCCACCTCTGCCAAATGGCGCGGGCTCTCCTGTCAACGGCGTCCCCAGCTCCCCGACTAATGCCCGTCCTGCCAGCAaggacaacatcaacattTCCCAGATCACCGAGGACCAGGAAGCACGCATCCGAACCATCGAGAAGCACCTCGATGCCGAGCGCCAGCTTACGCAGACACTCGAGGATGCCCTCACCGATCTGGAGAAGCAGACCAAGCAGGTCAAGTCCGACTGCGATGCTTGGAAGAAGCGTGcccaggagctcgaggcggaggtgaaggagctcaaggaccgCCCCCCACCAGAGCCGGTTCAAGACAACCGCTGGAGCGTTCAGGCCGTCGAGGAAGAACGCAAGAAGCGACAAGCAGCCGAGGCGGCCCGTCGCCAGCTCGAAGAGCGGATGAATGCCAtcagcaagagcaagaagaagaagggaagcCTGAACTGCTTCTAG
- a CDS encoding ERCC4 domain-containing protein, with protein MAPEVIDLISSSPSNPPPSLPRPAAATVRHDELRTAQQVKNVPNGRNTHASILQEEPLFFSDDFDTTIDIDEPILTETNGSKKRHLSPAQPCRPLKRTSPGPEPQAILPPVRKIGGGRTYTIPDPIEVTSSPEHHQSPIRRPPVPGPTKPARNTVEPDDDDDPFASSPRPIHLAPPKPATRPFESSDPFASSSQPLPNTSKAVDPIAPSPIRTTAPVSKSLHRRTATWDPISSSAPEVCSFDSSPPSNQGHVVIDIDDSDANDNSEDDLPDISNFDIAKIRRRSQLQRSQSDVIPSKSRSRSKPTTTTTSKKSAADRAREKEARAAAKEVDKETKRREKQEAKEAKAREKERNAALAEVNKLRTDKKVSTPEMMVDIPSSLNPTIITQLTAMLEPLDVQFTTWESPVDNVIKWRRKVKSRFNDDLGLWEPIPLRLQDEKHALVVMTADEFVKLALDDELSSHVEKMERHFSTHHILYLLEGLIPWMRKNRNLRNRQFTSRVRAQEASTSTSSRRNKPAESYIPEETIEDALLQLQVMHDVLIHHTTIPLETAEWIVNFTQHVSTIPYRKQRDQATLVAGFCMESGQVKTGEDTKDTYVKMLQEIVRVTAPIAYGVAQEFTSVSELVRGLEAGGPTRLEGVRKSANKDGTFSDRTIGQAVSRRMYKVFTGQDETSTDV; from the coding sequence ATGGCGCCCGAGGTGAttgatctcatctcatccagcCCGTCAAACCCTCCACCTTCTTTGCCTcgacctgctgctgctactgttCGCCATGACGAACTGCGGACTGCGCAGCAAGTAAAAAATGTCCCAAATGGGAGAAATACCCATGCTTCGATcctccaagaagaacctcttttcttttccgATGATTTCGATACCACTATCGATATAGACGAGCCCATACTCACGGAGACGAATGGGAGTAAAAAGCGACATCTTTCTCCTGCGCAACCTTGCCGTCCTTTGAAGCGCACCTCTCCAGGGCCAGAGCCACAAGCCATTCTCCCCCCTGTACGAAAGATTGGAGGAGGTCGAACCTATACGATCCCCGATCCTATCGAAGTCACGAGTTCACCAGAACATCACCAATCACCCATACGAAGACCCCCAGTCCCTGGCCCGACTAAGCCAGCGAGAAACACAGTCGAgcccgatgacgatgacgaccCTTTCGCCAGTTCTCCCCGACCTATTCATCTCGCGCCGCCCAAGCCAGCTACAAGACCTTTCGAATCCTCAGATCCGTTTGCAAGCTCTTCACAGCCGTTACCGAATACCTCGAAAGCCGTCGATCCCATAGCACCATCACCTATTCGTACCACTGCGCCGGTCTCGAAGTCATTACATAGGCGAACAGCTACATGGGACCCGATTTCTAGCTCAGCACCAGAAGTTTGCTCCTTTGACTCTTCTCCGCCTAGCAACCAAGGTCATGTCGTTATTGACATCGACGACTCGGATGCCAACGACAACTCAGAAGATGATTTGCCAGACATTTCCAACTTCGACATAGCGAAGATTCGGCGTCGATCGCAGCTTCAGCGCTCCCAAAGCGACGTTATACCGTCCAAATCCAGATCTCGGTCAAAAcccacaaccacaaccacgAGCAAAAAGTCAGCAGCAGATAGGGCTCGCGAGAAGGAAgcgagagcagcagcaaaagAGGTCGACAAGGAAACGAAGCGTCGTGAGAAACAGGAAGCCAAGGAGGCAAAGGCCCGTGAGAAGGAGCGAAATGCCGCCTTGGCCGAGGTCAATAAGCTCCGGACGGACAAGAAGGTCTCGACTCCAGAGATGATGGTCGATATCCCTTCAAGCCTGAACCCGACGATTATAACCCAACTCACTGCTATGCTGGAGCCGCTTGATGTGCAGTTCACAACTTGGGAAAGTCCTGTTGACAATGTGATCAAGTGGCGCAGAAAAGTCAAGAGTCGTTTCAATGACGATCTTGGTCTTTGGGAGCCTATCCCACTACGCCTGCAAGACGAAAAGCATGCCCTTGTTGTCATGACGGCTGATGAGTTCGTCAAACTTGCCTTGGACGATGAGCTATCTTCTCATGTCGAAAAGATGGAAAGGCATTTTTCTACCCACCATATTCTCTatctcctcgagggtctAATCCCGTGGATGCGCAAGAATCGCAACCTTCGCAACCGGCAGTTTACTTCTCGCGTACGGGCTCAAGAAGCCTCGACATCTACCTCCAGTCGCCGTAACAAGCCTGCCGAGAGTTACATACCTGAGGAGACCATCGAGGACGCTCTCTTGCAGCTGCAGGTCATGCACGACGTCCTGATTCACCACACCACGATTCCCCTCGAGACGGCAGAGTGGATCGTCAATTTTACCCAGCACGTTTCGACGATTCCGTACAGAAAGCAGCGGGACCAGGCCACTCTTGTAGCTGGGTTCTGCATGGAGAGTGGACAGGTCAAGACGGGTGAGGATACAAAAGACACCTACGTCAAGATGCTCCAAGAGATCGTGAGGGTCACGGCACCAATTGCCTATGGAGTTGCACAGGAGTTTACCAGCGTCAGCGAGCTGGTTCGAGGACTGGAGGCTGGCGGTCCGACACGCCTAGAGGGCGTGAGAAAGAGCGCAAACAAAGATGGCACTTTTTCAGATCGCACAATCGGCCAAGCAGTCAGTCGACGCATGTACAAAGTATTCACgggacaagacgagacaagcACAGATGTATAA